Below is a window of Chthoniobacterales bacterium DNA.
AGCGGACTCTGGCTCGGCCTTGGCCTGGGCGGAGCGTCGATGATCGCAATCCGTAAGGAAATCCCCCAGCTCACGGCCACGCACCATCATCCCTTCGGTGCCAGGGGCGACGACATGGGCGCGATCCGCGATTGGCTCGGCGCGCACGGCGGCATCGCCGACTTCACCGTTCCGGCTGGCCTGCAGGCCGCGCACGGGGTCGGCTGCGAGGTGAAGTCGATCGACGGCGCGAAGGTCTCGATCCTTTGCTTCCATCTCCCCGGCAACGGCACCGCGCATCTCTACGTGATCGACCGCTCGGAACTCGGCAATCCGCCGCGCGACGGCCAGCCGCAAATGCTCCAGATGGGTGAATACGCGATGGCCAGCTGGAGCTTTGGCAATCGCAGCTACATCCTCGCCATGCGTGGCGACGAGAACAGCGTGCGCGCGTTGCTGTAGGCCTGGCAGGCCCACCTCGGGCTACTCGATCGAGTGCACCCGATAGTCGCGCGACTTCTCGTCGATCTCGATCCTGAGGATGTCCTTCTGCTCGGCGGCCTTCAGCAGTTCCTTGAAGGATTTGAAGCCGTGCGCCCGTTCGTTGAAGCCGGGATTTCGCCGCTGCATCGTCTGCTTCATCATCGAGCCGGTGATGCGGAAGTCCTTGCCTCGCTCGCTCTCGATCGCGGCCAGCGTCGCGGCAACCTGCTCGAGAGCCTGCTCCAGCGACGGCCCGCCTGACTTCTTCGGCTCCGCTCCATTCGGCTTCGGCTCCGCCCTGCGCCGCGGCGCGGGAGTGGCGCGATCCCGCACGAGATCATCGTAATAAATGAAGACGTCGCAGTTATTGATGAAGAGGTCCGAGCTGGAATTTTTCACGCCCATCCCGACGACGGTCTTCGCATTCTCACGCAGCTTGCTGACAAGCGGCGAGAAGTCGGAGTCGCCGCTGAGGATCACGAACGTATCGAGATGCTGCTTCGTGTAGCAAAGATCGAGCGCGTCCACGACCATGCGAATGTCCGCCGAATTCTTGCCCGACTGCCGCACATGCGGGATGTCGATCAGCTCGAACGCGGCCTCGTGCAAATCACGTTTGAAATCCTTGTAGCGGCCAAAATCGCAATACGCCTTCTTCACGACGATGTGGCCGCGCAGCAGCAGCCGCTCGAGCACGAGCTTGATGTCGAAGTTCGGAAAGTTCGAATCCTTCGCACCTCGCGCGATGTTCTCGAGGTCAAGGAATACCGCCATCGTCGCATTATCCGGCTCGCTCATGGGGTCACCCTAACGACAGAAACGGCTGAGAGCGAACCATTCGCTCAGGAGCTACGGCCACGGCTGATCGTCGTTGTAGAGCTGCACGATGCGCGCTTCGCCACCAGTCCGGACGACAATCTCCACGGTGATCTTCCCCGGCGGATTACCCCGCCCCTCCGGCACGAAATATTTGCCGATGCCGTAATCGAGGCGGTTGCCGTTCCACCGTGCTCGCAGCCACGGGCCTTCATCGCCGTCGGGCGCGGTCGCAATGCGATCGATGATCCAGAACCGCCCATCGGCCTTCAATCGCACGAAGACGGGGCCGGCGGGAGG
It encodes the following:
- a CDS encoding NYN domain-containing protein, whose amino-acid sequence is MSEPDNATMAVFLDLENIARGAKDSNFPNFDIKLVLERLLLRGHIVVKKAYCDFGRYKDFKRDLHEAAFELIDIPHVRQSGKNSADIRMVVDALDLCYTKQHLDTFVILSGDSDFSPLVSKLRENAKTVVGMGVKNSSSDLFINNCDVFIYYDDLVRDRATPAPRRRAEPKPNGAEPKKSGGPSLEQALEQVAATLAAIESERGKDFRITGSMMKQTMQRRNPGFNERAHGFKSFKELLKAAEQKDILRIEIDEKSRDYRVHSIE
- a CDS encoding GDYXXLXY domain-containing protein; amino-acid sequence: PPAGPVFVRLKADGRFWIIDRIATAPDGDEGPWLRARWNGNRLDYGIGKYFVPEGRGNPPGKITVEIVVRTGGEARIVQLYNDDQPWP